Proteins found in one uncultured Desulfuromonas sp. genomic segment:
- the mtaB gene encoding tRNA (N(6)-L-threonylcarbamoyladenosine(37)-C(2))-methylthiotransferase MtaB, whose amino-acid sequence MNSVSIVTLGCKANQFESAAMERMLIEQGYPIIPFEQGAELVIVNTCTVTSATDAQSRKVIRRARRLNEQCRIVVTGCYAQIQPQQIAELPGVVYVIGNSEKQDLINILCQEGPKVQVGDIARQQQCPDLKIASFSEHSRAFVQIQSGCNAFCSYCIIPYARGRSRSVEKTAVINQINQLVEAGYREVVLTGIHIGNYGQDLTPKCTLTDLLRALLEQTDGCRIRLGSIEPQEVSEALINCVQQASRICPHFHIPLQSGCDSILQRMNRHYTTAQFRDTIDLLCRKIPRVSIGIDMISGFPGETDNEHQQTYDFVAALPVHYLHVFPYSARPGTPAATMVEQVPGDIAKQRAAELRVLGEDKARQYREQFIGQHLDVVLESRTKNNQWQGTSAEYLTVFVAADQGAAGDLVSVEVTGVNQKSLVTTLT is encoded by the coding sequence ATGAACAGCGTCAGTATTGTTACCCTCGGCTGTAAAGCCAATCAGTTTGAATCCGCGGCGATGGAACGAATGCTGATCGAACAGGGGTATCCGATCATTCCCTTTGAACAGGGGGCTGAACTGGTCATCGTCAACACCTGTACCGTCACCTCGGCAACCGATGCTCAATCGCGTAAGGTGATTCGTCGGGCCAGACGGCTCAATGAGCAATGCCGTATCGTGGTGACCGGCTGTTATGCTCAGATTCAACCGCAACAGATCGCTGAGTTACCTGGAGTGGTGTATGTCATCGGCAACAGTGAAAAACAAGACCTCATCAATATCCTGTGTCAGGAGGGACCCAAGGTCCAGGTTGGCGATATTGCCCGTCAACAACAGTGTCCAGACCTGAAAATTGCTTCGTTCTCCGAGCACAGCCGTGCGTTTGTTCAGATTCAAAGTGGCTGTAACGCCTTTTGCAGTTATTGCATTATCCCCTATGCTCGTGGCCGCAGCCGTTCGGTGGAAAAAACTGCGGTAATCAATCAGATCAATCAATTGGTTGAAGCCGGGTACCGTGAAGTTGTTTTAACCGGCATCCATATCGGTAACTATGGACAGGATCTAACGCCGAAATGCACGTTGACGGATTTGCTTCGTGCCTTACTCGAACAAACGGATGGCTGTCGCATTCGTCTTGGCTCGATCGAGCCGCAAGAGGTGAGTGAGGCGTTGATTAACTGTGTTCAGCAGGCTTCACGGATCTGCCCGCATTTTCATATCCCCTTACAATCCGGGTGTGATTCGATTCTGCAGCGGATGAACCGTCACTACACCACCGCGCAGTTTCGCGACACCATCGACCTGTTGTGTCGAAAAATCCCCCGGGTATCGATTGGTATAGATATGATCAGCGGTTTTCCTGGTGAGACGGATAACGAACATCAGCAAACCTATGATTTTGTTGCCGCGCTGCCGGTACATTATCTCCATGTCTTCCCGTACAGTGCGCGACCGGGAACGCCAGCAGCGACCATGGTGGAGCAGGTTCCTGGTGATATTGCCAAGCAGCGTGCCGCAGAGCTGCGGGTGCTGGGAGAGGATAAAGCCCGTCAGTATAGAGAACAATTTATCGGTCAACATCTTGACGTAGTGCTGGAATCGCGAACGAAAAATAATCAGTGGCAAGGCACCAGTGCTGAGTATTTGACCGTTTTTGTTGCAGCTGATCAGGGGGCAGCTGGAGATCTTGTCTCTGTTGAGGTGACAGGGGTTAACCAAAAATCTCTTGTCACAACGCTGACTTAG
- a CDS encoding cupin domain-containing protein yields the protein MVKELIGKKLKKMRLNNDMTIEGLANKSQVSSNMISRIERGLTTPSVEILMKLAGAFGMSISYFVEEAEKGSTVVHTPNGSGEPIFFFEDKHQIVSLTQGLRDPGFTVFYDTLEEGCNSGEGDMVHVGEEFAMVLKGQMKFIIEGKSYLLSDGDSLSFKANLPHRWTNTYEGQTLVMWVVSPAPNVAQQQA from the coding sequence ATGGTAAAAGAACTCATTGGTAAAAAACTGAAAAAAATGCGGCTAAATAACGATATGACCATTGAAGGTCTGGCCAATAAGTCTCAGGTGTCTTCCAATATGATTTCCCGGATCGAACGCGGCTTGACGACACCATCTGTTGAGATTCTGATGAAACTGGCTGGTGCCTTTGGCATGAGTATCAGTTATTTCGTTGAAGAAGCGGAAAAAGGTTCAACAGTGGTACATACGCCGAATGGATCCGGTGAGCCCATCTTCTTTTTTGAAGACAAACACCAGATCGTCAGTTTGACGCAGGGCCTGCGTGATCCCGGCTTCACCGTGTTCTACGACACTCTGGAAGAGGGCTGCAACAGTGGCGAAGGTGATATGGTCCATGTTGGTGAAGAATTTGCCATGGTGTTAAAAGGTCAGATGAAATTTATCATTGAAGGCAAAAGCTACCTGCTGAGCGATGGCGATTCGCTGTCATTCAAAGCCAATCTGCCGCATCGTTGGACCAATACCTATGAGGGGCAGACGTTGGTCATGTGGGTTGTTTCACCGGCGCCTAATGTCGCCCAGCAGCAGGCGTAA
- the ilvA gene encoding threonine ammonia-lyase, biosynthetic has product MLRMILTSRVYDAAVETPLESASTLSSTLNNHIWLKREDLQPVFSFKLRGAYNRMAQLTEEEKRRGVIAASAGNHAQGVAFSARQLGIKAVIVMPATTPAIKVSAVKGYGASVVLHGDNYSEAAERCQALIEESGSVFIHPFDDDYVIAGQGTIGDEILRQSAGRLDAIFLPVGGGGLIAGVASFIKAVCPDVKVIGVEPEDSDAMSRSLALGARLTLDSVGIFADGVAVREVGKRTFELCRQYVDDMVQVNTDEICSGIKTIYQETRSIVEPAGALAVAGLQKYVQEHGITDQHLVAVNSGANMNFDRLRYVAERTQIGEKKEALYAVTIPERPGALRHLCTTLLDERNITEFNYRLAGRKDAYIFVGLSVRDSQERLDFLSLLQKNGYDCLDMTDNDLAKTHIRYMVGGHSRQVGKEFLYRFWFPERPGALARFLSAMGSNWNISLFHYRAQGGDFGRVLVGLEVPEDQHEHLTAFLDHLGYYYIEETFNPAYKRFLQGG; this is encoded by the coding sequence ATGCTCAGAATGATTTTGACCTCCCGGGTCTATGATGCTGCGGTAGAAACGCCGTTGGAGTCAGCATCGACACTTTCCTCAACATTGAATAACCATATCTGGTTGAAGCGCGAAGATCTTCAACCGGTCTTTTCGTTTAAATTGCGCGGTGCCTACAATCGCATGGCTCAACTGACCGAGGAGGAGAAGCGTCGTGGTGTGATTGCCGCTTCTGCCGGTAACCACGCTCAGGGGGTTGCTTTTTCCGCACGTCAGTTAGGGATCAAGGCCGTTATTGTCATGCCGGCCACCACGCCGGCCATTAAGGTTTCGGCAGTCAAAGGCTATGGTGCTTCGGTGGTTCTTCACGGCGATAATTATTCTGAGGCGGCCGAGCGCTGTCAGGCTTTGATCGAAGAGAGCGGTAGTGTGTTTATCCATCCTTTTGACGATGATTATGTCATTGCCGGTCAGGGCACCATCGGTGACGAAATTTTACGGCAAAGTGCCGGTCGTCTTGATGCCATTTTTCTTCCTGTCGGTGGCGGTGGGTTGATCGCCGGCGTGGCCAGTTTTATCAAGGCGGTCTGTCCTGACGTCAAAGTGATCGGTGTTGAACCGGAAGACAGCGATGCCATGAGCCGTTCCCTGGCGTTGGGAGCGCGCCTTACACTGGATTCCGTCGGAATTTTTGCCGATGGTGTTGCGGTGCGCGAGGTGGGCAAACGGACCTTTGAATTGTGCCGTCAGTATGTGGATGACATGGTGCAGGTTAATACCGATGAGATCTGCAGCGGCATCAAAACCATTTATCAGGAAACCCGTTCCATTGTTGAACCGGCTGGAGCTCTTGCTGTGGCCGGTCTGCAGAAATATGTGCAGGAGCATGGCATTACAGATCAGCATCTGGTCGCCGTTAATTCCGGGGCCAATATGAACTTTGATCGGTTGCGCTATGTGGCTGAGCGCACCCAGATCGGCGAAAAGAAAGAAGCTCTTTATGCCGTGACCATTCCCGAGCGCCCCGGTGCCTTGCGCCATTTGTGCACCACGTTACTTGATGAGCGCAACATTACTGAATTCAACTACCGGCTGGCCGGCCGCAAAGATGCCTATATTTTTGTTGGTCTGTCGGTCAGGGATTCCCAGGAACGTCTTGATTTCCTCAGCCTGTTGCAAAAAAACGGCTACGATTGCCTCGACATGACGGACAATGATCTGGCCAAGACCCATATTCGTTATATGGTTGGCGGACATTCCCGGCAGGTGGGCAAGGAATTTCTCTACCGCTTCTGGTTTCCGGAACGTCCAGGCGCTTTGGCGCGCTTTCTTTCGGCGATGGGGAGTAACTGGAATATTTCTTTGTTCCATTACCGCGCTCAAGGAGGCGACTTTGGTCGGGTTCTGGTGGGGCTGGAGGTTCCGGAGGACCAACACGAACACCTCACCGCGTTTCTCGATCATCTCGGCTACTACTACATCGAAGAAACTTTCAATCCGGCCTATAAACGATTTCTTCAGGGCGGATAA
- the mnmA gene encoding tRNA 2-thiouridine(34) synthase MnmA produces the protein MKKHTVLVAMSGGVDSSVTAALLIDQGYEVIGAHMRLLPGEQSLQGEADARRVAEELHIPFHCLDCRDDFNAAIIGDFCREYRAGRTPNPCVRCNQQFKFGALFDFADELGADYLATGHYARITRDEERVRLCRGLYTQKDQSYFLFILSAAQLTRVLFPLGGLTKPEVRQLAETYHLSSRQKSESQDICFVPDNDYIGFLERHDSPWPDHGEIVHINGKVLGVHHGTHRYTIGQRRGLGIGWTEPLYVVELDAEQQRVVVGEKAVLQRDRLQVLDVIWSELPSDRELRVDCRIRYRHHPALATLTIADSGDVTVVFNEPQYGVTPGQCAVFYVNDCVLGGGWIAS, from the coding sequence ATGAAAAAACACACAGTGTTGGTGGCCATGAGTGGCGGTGTTGATTCATCGGTGACGGCAGCCTTGCTGATTGATCAGGGCTATGAAGTGATCGGTGCCCACATGCGTCTGCTGCCTGGGGAGCAATCGCTTCAGGGCGAGGCGGATGCCCGACGTGTTGCCGAAGAGCTTCACATTCCGTTTCACTGCCTGGATTGTCGTGATGATTTCAATGCGGCGATCATCGGTGATTTCTGTCGTGAATATCGCGCTGGCCGTACGCCTAATCCCTGTGTCCGTTGTAACCAGCAGTTCAAATTTGGTGCCTTGTTTGATTTTGCCGATGAACTTGGAGCCGACTACCTGGCTACTGGTCATTATGCGCGTATCACCCGTGACGAAGAGCGGGTTCGGCTCTGCCGCGGTCTTTATACGCAGAAAGATCAGAGTTATTTTCTTTTTATTCTCAGTGCTGCGCAATTGACTCGGGTGTTGTTTCCGCTGGGTGGTTTGACCAAACCCGAAGTTCGTCAACTCGCTGAAACGTATCACCTCAGTTCACGACAAAAATCGGAAAGTCAGGATATCTGTTTTGTTCCCGACAACGATTACATCGGCTTCCTCGAACGTCATGACAGCCCGTGGCCGGACCATGGCGAGATTGTTCATATCAATGGCAAAGTCCTCGGCGTCCATCACGGTACCCATCGCTATACCATCGGCCAACGGCGCGGTCTCGGTATTGGGTGGACAGAACCTCTGTACGTGGTCGAGCTGGATGCCGAACAGCAACGCGTTGTTGTCGGTGAGAAAGCTGTTCTGCAACGGGATCGGTTGCAGGTCCTTGACGTGATCTGGTCGGAGTTGCCCTCTGATCGGGAATTGCGCGTCGATTGTCGGATTCGTTACCGTCATCATCCGGCGCTGGCGACACTGACCATTGCTGACAGCGGTGATGTGACTGTGGTTTTTAATGAACCACAATACGGCGTGACGCCCGGACAATGTGCGGTTTTTTATGTCAACGATTGTGTCCTTGGTGGCGGATGGATCGCATCATGA
- a CDS encoding Rrf2 family transcriptional regulator: MRLSTKAQYAVRAMVRLSLEQRQTPVSIREISNHENISLTYLEQLFAKLRRGELVRSVRGPGGGYVLARPADQIKVDQIIDSVEESLIPVSCMDEFGNCACSDQCVTHTVWQELGERIRGFLSSVSIEDLTREAQERIRQQRAEQSEDSK; the protein is encoded by the coding sequence ATGCGGCTGTCAACAAAAGCTCAATATGCCGTGCGCGCCATGGTACGTTTAAGTCTTGAACAAAGGCAGACACCGGTTTCCATTCGCGAGATCTCCAATCATGAAAATATTTCCCTGACCTATCTGGAGCAATTGTTTGCCAAGCTGCGTCGCGGCGAGCTGGTTCGAAGCGTTCGTGGTCCCGGCGGCGGTTACGTTCTGGCCCGACCCGCCGACCAAATCAAGGTAGATCAGATTATTGACAGCGTCGAAGAGTCCCTGATCCCGGTTTCGTGCATGGATGAGTTTGGCAATTGCGCCTGTTCAGACCAGTGTGTCACCCATACGGTGTGGCAGGAACTCGGAGAACGCATCCGGGGATTTTTGTCATCGGTTTCAATTGAGGACCTGACCAGAGAAGCTCAGGAACGGATTCGGCAGCAACGTGCCGAGCAGAGTGAGGACAGCAAGTAA
- the cysE gene encoding serine O-acetyltransferase: MLRVTLNCMHQRRLRVFKTFKEDISAVFQRDPAVRSILEVVVCYPGFHALQLHRLAHKMWNFKWYFLARCISQFGRFVTGIEIHPGARIGRGFFIDHGMGVVIGETAEIGDNCTLYHGVTLGGTSWAKEKRHPTLGDDVVIGSGAKILGPFKVGSGSKVGSNSVVVKEVPEKATVVGVPGRMVLSEEERRQQDERHLFDLEHGRLPDPQAQAISRLFEHIRSLEQQVVQLQDQQKVLNEQLKQDNLNERRA, encoded by the coding sequence ATGCTAAGAGTGACTCTTAACTGCATGCACCAGAGGAGGTTGCGCGTGTTTAAAACGTTTAAAGAAGATATCAGCGCGGTATTTCAACGCGATCCGGCCGTTCGCAGTATTCTTGAGGTGGTCGTGTGCTATCCGGGGTTTCATGCTCTGCAACTGCACCGTCTTGCGCATAAGATGTGGAACTTCAAGTGGTACTTTCTGGCCCGTTGCATTTCACAATTCGGTCGTTTTGTCACCGGCATTGAAATTCATCCCGGTGCCCGAATCGGTCGTGGTTTTTTTATTGATCACGGCATGGGGGTGGTGATTGGTGAGACGGCTGAAATTGGAGATAATTGCACCCTGTATCACGGCGTCACGCTTGGCGGAACATCGTGGGCCAAAGAAAAACGTCACCCGACTCTCGGTGATGATGTGGTGATTGGCTCTGGAGCCAAGATCCTTGGCCCGTTTAAGGTCGGCAGTGGCAGCAAGGTGGGCTCTAACTCAGTAGTGGTTAAAGAAGTGCCGGAAAAGGCGACTGTCGTCGGCGTGCCTGGACGGATGGTGCTCAGTGAAGAAGAGCGGCGGCAGCAGGATGAACGGCACCTTTTTGATCTTGAACATGGCCGGTTACCGGACCCTCAGGCCCAGGCTATCAGCCGCCTGTTTGAACACATCCGGTCACTGGAACAACAGGTCGTCCAATTACAGGATCAGCAGAAGGTTCTGAACGAGCAATTGAAACAGGACAACCTCAACGAAAGAAGGGCTTAA
- a CDS encoding XRE family transcriptional regulator produces the protein MKLKKIIGKKLKAIRLGRDLTIQELANGSGVSSNMISRVERGLTIPSVEILMKLARVFNKSVDYFVEEVKTTHEVVFSTSGHRDATVYEDSSNMITESFTSGLRDPQFSSFYCTVPVGGLSGESNMYHPGDELIYLVEGRLKVTVVDEVYELTPGDSLSFKSHLPHSWENIGTVDAKVIWTVSPFTVI, from the coding sequence ATGAAGCTGAAAAAAATTATCGGCAAAAAGTTAAAAGCGATCCGTCTTGGCCGTGATTTGACTATTCAGGAGTTGGCCAACGGTTCCGGGGTGTCTTCCAATATGATATCCCGTGTCGAACGGGGATTGACGATCCCGTCGGTTGAAATTCTTATGAAGCTGGCACGGGTGTTCAATAAGAGTGTTGATTATTTTGTTGAAGAGGTTAAAACCACGCACGAGGTGGTTTTTAGTACCAGTGGCCACCGTGATGCAACGGTTTATGAAGACAGTAGCAATATGATTACCGAGTCGTTTACCTCGGGACTTCGCGATCCGCAGTTCTCGTCATTTTACTGTACCGTGCCTGTTGGCGGCCTCAGTGGCGAATCCAATATGTATCATCCGGGGGATGAACTGATCTACCTGGTAGAAGGTCGTTTAAAGGTAACTGTCGTTGATGAAGTCTATGAGCTGACTCCCGGTGACAGCTTGTCCTTTAAGTCCCATTTGCCGCATAGTTGGGAGAATATCGGTACGGTTGACGCGAAAGTGATCTGGACAGTCTCACCCTTTACTGTGATTTAA
- the nifS gene encoding cysteine desulfurase NifS: MKNVYLDNNATTPVLPEVVDALLPFYQHAYGNPSSIHWAGREVKGAVDSARQQVADLINATPQEIVFNGCGSEGDNQALIGSYETLKSNGNHIITTAVEHPAVLDTCRYLETKGARVTYLGVDSDGMLDLAELEAAITDQTILISVMWANNETGCLFPIGEIGRIARKHQIRFHCDAVQALGKVAIDVAECGVDLMVFSGHKIGAPKGVGALYIRDGIELESLIHGGHQEQGHRAGTLNVAGIVAFGKACAVAQQQFDDDVARMTMLRNRLQQGVLALPDVTLNGHRDNRLPNTLNVSFSFIEGEGLLLYMDMVGIAASSGSACTSGSDGPSHVLAAMGVAEAVLHSSVRFSLGPQTTQDDVDYVLEQLPPIVDKLREMSPMLEREFSSDCLVVECEIDPH, encoded by the coding sequence GTGAAAAACGTTTATCTGGATAACAATGCAACCACCCCGGTTCTTCCTGAGGTGGTTGATGCTTTACTACCGTTTTATCAGCATGCTTATGGGAATCCCTCCAGTATTCACTGGGCCGGTCGCGAGGTTAAAGGCGCTGTGGATAGCGCCCGGCAACAGGTTGCTGACCTGATCAACGCCACACCGCAAGAGATTGTTTTTAATGGTTGCGGCAGTGAAGGCGACAATCAGGCGCTGATCGGTAGCTATGAAACTCTCAAAAGCAACGGCAATCACATTATTACGACGGCTGTGGAACATCCGGCGGTGCTCGATACCTGCCGCTATCTGGAAACAAAAGGTGCGCGTGTGACGTATCTGGGGGTGGACAGTGACGGGATGCTTGATCTGGCTGAACTGGAAGCGGCCATCACCGACCAGACTATTCTGATCTCCGTCATGTGGGCCAACAATGAGACCGGCTGTCTGTTTCCCATTGGTGAAATCGGCCGGATTGCTCGCAAGCATCAGATACGATTCCATTGCGATGCCGTTCAGGCGCTCGGTAAAGTGGCGATTGACGTGGCAGAGTGTGGTGTTGATCTGATGGTGTTTTCCGGGCATAAAATTGGCGCGCCTAAAGGAGTGGGGGCCCTTTATATTCGTGATGGTATCGAGCTGGAATCGCTGATTCATGGCGGTCATCAGGAGCAGGGGCACCGTGCTGGTACGCTGAATGTCGCCGGGATTGTTGCTTTTGGCAAAGCCTGTGCCGTGGCGCAACAACAGTTTGATGACGATGTTGCGCGAATGACGATGTTGCGTAACCGTCTGCAACAGGGGGTGCTGGCCTTGCCCGATGTCACTCTCAATGGACATAGGGACAACCGTTTGCCCAACACCCTCAATGTCAGTTTTTCCTTTATCGAAGGGGAAGGGTTGTTGTTGTACATGGATATGGTCGGCATTGCCGCGTCGTCGGGTTCGGCCTGTACCTCCGGATCCGATGGCCCGTCTCATGTTCTGGCGGCCATGGGGGTAGCGGAGGCGGTGTTGCACTCCAGTGTTCGATTCAGCCTCGGTCCGCAGACAACACAAGATGATGTGGACTATGTTCTGGAACAATTACCACCCATTGTTGATAAATTGCGCGAGATGAGTCCGATGCTTGAGCGCGAATTTTCCTCGGACTGTTTGGTGGTCGAGTGTGAGATCGATCCCCATTAG